The Bacteroidota bacterium genome has a segment encoding these proteins:
- a CDS encoding tetratricopeptide repeat protein, producing MKRLFFPLLIFILFICKFSIAENTDSLEIALSNAKEDTVKFYILDELTWDFLYSDIEKAERYGKDALRLASAYDNQKNLGQAHHNLATVFLQQNKNDSALFHFKQAIRIFEEAGMDEKTSGSYNGVGNVYLYQGIFEKALENYLQSLRLLEKGNGKKNKVGLVTANIGIVYYNLNNFDKAIEYYNRALQISIETADSSGMATCCSNLGNVFKDKLEYNKSENYFKKAIAIFENLGETYGLANCYANIGAVKMRNKNYPEAIGYYMRAMDIYKELKSDDGIATVYFDLGGINLEMKKYRKAIDYLNQSIDIAKKIGAKNRIMEGYSVLHEVYFEMNDLKNAYKYMNLFMQVKDTVLNEENSKSIARMQTIYETEKKEQELVAKNAELKKNQSELKQKTIQRNAILFGGIISLALMVVVYFGYREKKKANIAITLQKEEIEQKNKDITDSINYAKRIQTAILPSSQFIRNLFPESFVYYQPRDIVSGDFYFFAEVGNKKIVAACDCTGHGVPGAFMSMIGNDFLHRIVNELQITDTAQMLNELHKNVLQAMNQGENNRTSYDGMDMVVLCYDPGKKEVQYSGAVRPIYYFDVSGFHEVKGDRYSIGGVAASSFEFSSRKISVSHSTSFYLFSDGYADQFGGSDGKKFMAKRFKDLLLSMQNKKMEEQEKGLDEKLQVWKKEREQVDDVLVIGIRI from the coding sequence ATGAAACGATTGTTTTTTCCTCTGTTGATATTCATCCTGTTTATCTGTAAATTTTCTATTGCAGAAAACACAGACTCGCTTGAAATAGCATTGAGTAATGCAAAAGAGGACACCGTTAAGTTTTACATTCTTGATGAACTCACCTGGGACTTTCTTTATTCAGATATTGAAAAAGCAGAACGATACGGAAAAGACGCGCTTCGTCTGGCTTCAGCGTATGATAACCAGAAAAACCTCGGACAGGCGCATCATAATCTCGCAACCGTATTTCTTCAGCAGAACAAAAATGACAGTGCGCTGTTTCATTTCAAACAGGCAATCCGGATTTTTGAGGAAGCAGGCATGGATGAAAAAACATCGGGTTCATACAACGGTGTGGGAAATGTATATCTCTATCAGGGTATTTTCGAAAAAGCATTGGAGAATTATTTGCAATCACTTCGGCTTCTTGAAAAAGGTAATGGCAAAAAAAATAAAGTCGGGTTGGTTACAGCCAATATCGGCATCGTGTATTACAATCTGAACAATTTCGACAAGGCGATAGAATACTACAACCGCGCATTGCAAATCAGCATTGAAACGGCTGACTCCTCGGGCATGGCAACTTGCTGCAGTAACCTCGGAAATGTTTTTAAAGATAAACTGGAGTATAACAAATCAGAAAACTATTTTAAGAAAGCCATTGCAATTTTCGAAAACCTCGGAGAAACATACGGGCTGGCAAACTGCTACGCAAACATCGGTGCGGTGAAGATGCGCAATAAAAATTATCCTGAAGCAATCGGTTATTACATGCGGGCGATGGATATATACAAAGAACTGAAAAGCGATGATGGAATTGCAACTGTTTATTTCGACCTGGGAGGTATAAATCTTGAAATGAAAAAATACCGCAAAGCAATTGACTATCTGAATCAAAGCATTGACATTGCAAAAAAAATTGGCGCCAAGAACAGGATTATGGAAGGATACAGCGTGCTGCATGAAGTATATTTTGAAATGAATGATTTAAAGAATGCGTACAAATACATGAATTTATTCATGCAGGTGAAGGACACTGTGCTGAACGAGGAAAACTCAAAAAGTATAGCGCGTATGCAAACCATATACGAAACCGAAAAAAAAGAACAAGAACTGGTGGCTAAAAATGCAGAATTAAAAAAGAACCAGTCGGAACTTAAACAAAAAACTATTCAGCGAAATGCAATTTTATTCGGAGGAATAATTTCTCTCGCGCTGATGGTTGTTGTTTACTTCGGATACCGGGAAAAGAAAAAGGCAAACATTGCCATTACGCTTCAGAAAGAAGAAATAGAGCAGAAAAATAAAGACATCACGGACAGTATTAACTACGCGAAGAGAATACAAACAGCTATTCTTCCGTCCAGCCAATTTATCAGAAATTTATTTCCGGAATCGTTTGTCTATTACCAGCCACGTGATATTGTAAGCGGTGATTTTTATTTTTTCGCTGAAGTAGGAAATAAAAAGATTGTAGCCGCATGTGATTGTACCGGGCACGGGGTTCCTGGCGCGTTCATGAGCATGATAGGAAATGATTTCCTTCACCGCATAGTAAATGAACTGCAGATTACCGATACGGCACAAATGCTCAATGAACTGCATAAAAATGTTTTGCAGGCAATGAATCAGGGAGAGAATAACCGGACATCGTATGATGGAATGGACATGGTTGTATTATGTTATGATCCCGGGAAAAAAGAAGTTCAGTATTCTGGCGCAGTCCGCCCGATATATTATTTTGACGTTTCAGGATTTCATGAAGTAAAGGGAGACCGTTATTCCATTGGCGGAGTAGCCGCGAGTTCTTTTGAATTTTCTTCACGCAAAATATCAGTGAGCCATAGCACTTCCTTTTATCTTTTTTCTGATGGGTATGCCGACCAGTTTGGCGGCAGCGATGGAAAAAAATTTATGGCGAAACGATTCAAAGACCTTCTTTTATCTATGCAGAATAAAAAAATGGAAGAACAGGAAAAGGGTTTGGATGAAAAATTACAGGTATGGAAAAAAGAAAGGGAACAGGTGGATGATGTACTTGTAATCGGAATCAGGATTTGA
- a CDS encoding RluA family pseudouridine synthase — MTMNTEEEHKEEELFDHKKFVVDKGQEPVRIDKYLFSHIANSTRTRVQYAAEAGNIHVNGKSVKSSYKVKPEDVITIVLAYPPKEIHITPENIPLDIVYEDDDLLVINKKAGMVVHPAYGNYTGTLVNALLYYLNQAPTLKGEKNKKQSPVLPLGQGQDSSVRPGLVHRLDKETSGLIIIAKNELSLAKLAKDMFDRNISRRYVALVWGEPKEKEGTVNVHIGRSQSDRKKMAAYPDGNHGKAAITHYKLIESLGYVSLVECKLETGRTHQIRVHMKHIGHTVFGDIDYGGDKVLKSSANAKYKGMVEKCFQICSRQALHAKYLSFKHPTTKKLMEFESDLPEDMKEVISMWKKFKS; from the coding sequence ATGACTATGAATACTGAAGAAGAACATAAAGAAGAAGAGTTATTCGATCATAAAAAATTTGTTGTTGATAAAGGACAGGAACCAGTCCGCATTGACAAATATCTTTTCTCTCACATTGCAAATTCTACCCGCACAAGGGTTCAGTATGCCGCTGAAGCGGGCAATATCCATGTGAACGGCAAATCTGTTAAATCAAGTTACAAAGTAAAACCTGAAGATGTTATTACGATAGTTCTCGCCTATCCTCCGAAAGAAATCCATATCACTCCCGAAAATATTCCGCTTGATATTGTTTATGAAGATGATGATTTACTTGTAATAAATAAAAAAGCCGGAATGGTGGTTCACCCAGCTTATGGAAATTATACCGGGACATTGGTGAACGCGTTGCTGTATTACTTAAACCAAGCCCCGACCCTAAAGGGCGAAAAAAACAAAAAGCAATCACCTGTACTCCCTTTAGGGCAGGGGCAAGACTCATCTGTCCGCCCCGGATTGGTTCATCGCCTTGATAAAGAAACTTCAGGATTAATTATTATAGCAAAAAATGAATTATCTCTTGCTAAACTGGCTAAGGACATGTTTGACAGAAATATTTCCAGAAGATACGTGGCGCTTGTATGGGGAGAACCGAAAGAAAAAGAAGGCACGGTGAATGTGCACATCGGCAGAAGTCAGAGCGATAGAAAAAAAATGGCTGCTTATCCGGATGGGAATCATGGAAAGGCAGCAATCACACATTACAAACTCATTGAAAGTCTCGGCTATGTTTCGCTGGTAGAATGCAAATTAGAAACAGGGCGCACTCACCAGATTCGCGTACACATGAAACACATCGGGCATACGGTTTTCGGAGATATTGATTACGGTGGCGATAAAGTGTTGAAGAGTTCAGCCAACGCAAAATATAAGGGAATGGTTGAAAAATGTTTTCAGATTTGTTCCCGGCAGGCGCTTCACGCGAAATATCTTTCATTCAAACATCCCACTACAAAAAAGCTTATGGAGTTTGAATCTGATTTGCCTGAAGATATGAAAGAAGTAATCAGCATGTGGAAGAAATTCAAATCCTGA
- the purB gene encoding adenylosuccinate lyase: protein MSENHTSLFAVSPIDGRYRAQTKELSDYFSEYALIKYRLFVEVEYFIALCELPLPQLKDFGKKNYEKLRKVYMESSPKDAEKIKEIESATNHDMKAVEYFLKEKFDAMKFSKHKEFIHFGLTSQDINNTANPLLFKDAVNHVYIPLIEKITNDLNALSEAWKDIPMLARTHGQPASPTRLGKELKVFVERLAIQKKQLIEIPFCAKFGGATGNFNAHHVAYPNVKWINFANRFVKETLGLHRSQYTTQIEHYDNLAAQFDAMKRINTILIDLCRDIWLYVSMNYFKQKIKKGEVGSSAMPHKVNPIDFENAEGNLGIANAIFEHLSAKLPVSRLQRDLTDSTVLRNIGVPFAHSLISFKSILKGFGKLIVNKEAIEKDLENNWAVIAEAIQTILRREGYPKPYEALKEFTRTNSKLGKKEISHFIDSLKVDKKVKEELRKITPFNYTGVN from the coding sequence ATGAGCGAAAACCATACTTCCCTTTTTGCTGTTTCTCCAATTGACGGAAGATACCGCGCACAGACCAAAGAACTCTCGGATTATTTTTCTGAATATGCTTTAATAAAGTACCGCCTGTTTGTTGAAGTGGAATATTTCATCGCTCTTTGTGAACTTCCTTTACCTCAACTGAAAGATTTCGGAAAGAAAAATTATGAAAAGCTGAGAAAAGTTTACATGGAATCCTCTCCGAAAGATGCAGAGAAGATTAAAGAGATTGAATCGGCAACAAATCATGATATGAAAGCGGTTGAATATTTCCTCAAGGAAAAGTTTGATGCAATGAAGTTTTCCAAACATAAAGAATTCATTCATTTCGGACTAACTTCTCAGGACATTAACAATACGGCAAATCCGCTTCTCTTCAAAGATGCCGTTAACCATGTGTACATTCCGCTTATTGAAAAAATCACTAACGACCTGAATGCACTGAGCGAAGCGTGGAAAGATATTCCCATGCTCGCACGCACGCACGGGCAGCCCGCATCTCCCACACGATTGGGAAAAGAATTAAAAGTATTTGTAGAACGACTGGCAATTCAAAAGAAACAATTAATTGAAATTCCCTTCTGCGCTAAGTTTGGCGGAGCAACCGGAAATTTTAACGCGCATCATGTAGCGTATCCGAATGTGAAATGGATAAACTTCGCCAACCGGTTTGTGAAGGAAACTCTTGGTTTGCATCGCTCTCAATACACTACTCAGATTGAGCATTACGATAATCTTGCCGCGCAGTTTGACGCCATGAAGCGCATCAACACCATCCTGATTGATTTATGCCGTGATATCTGGCTCTATGTTTCGATGAATTATTTTAAGCAGAAGATTAAGAAAGGAGAAGTGGGTTCATCGGCAATGCCTCATAAAGTAAACCCGATTGATTTTGAAAACGCGGAAGGAAATCTTGGAATTGCGAATGCCATCTTTGAACATTTGTCCGCTAAACTTCCTGTATCAAGACTGCAAAGAGATTTAACCGATTCAACTGTGCTGAGAAACATCGGAGTTCCGTTTGCCCATTCACTCATTTCTTTTAAATCTATTCTGAAAGGATTTGGAAAACTGATTGTGAACAAAGAAGCAATAGAAAAAGATTTGGAAAACAACTGGGCGGTAATTGCTGAAGCCATACAGACAATTTTAAGAAGAGAAGGATATCCCAAACCTTACGAAGCGCTGAAAGAATTCACCCGCACTAATTCCAAATTAGGTAAAAAGGAAATCTCACACTTTATTGATTCTCTTAAAGTGGATAAGAAAGTGAAAGAAGAGTTGAGAAAGATAACTCCGTTTAATTATACGGGCGTTAATTAA
- a CDS encoding YcxB family protein — protein MEPIVLDIKYSPEDLQKSYELHYKVYYPVRSKLLLILGILLIVVGGLLFFIDYIRQESEWLSWFYIVLGGLSVVYHFWKISTMGKKMFRRMPDFQASHNFIINDAGVNGKSATMSSEVKWEHYKEAVLASEMILLYINPFRFNIFPKKFFKNGEFEKLKEIVISKVKPIRQLK, from the coding sequence ATGGAGCCGATTGTACTTGACATAAAATATTCGCCTGAAGATTTACAAAAAAGCTACGAACTACATTACAAGGTCTATTATCCTGTAAGAAGTAAACTGCTCTTAATTCTCGGCATTCTCCTTATTGTTGTAGGCGGGTTATTATTCTTCATAGATTACATCAGGCAAGAAAGCGAATGGTTGTCTTGGTTTTATATCGTGCTGGGAGGATTGTCTGTTGTTTATCATTTCTGGAAAATAAGCACCATGGGAAAAAAGATGTTCAGGCGAATGCCGGATTTTCAGGCATCACATAATTTCATTATCAATGATGCGGGTGTAAATGGAAAAAGCGCTACCATGTCATCGGAAGTGAAGTGGGAACATTACAAGGAAGCTGTTTTGGCAAGTGAAATGATTCTCCTTTATATAAATCCATTCAGGTTTAATATTTTTCCAAAAAAGTTTTTCAAGAATGGTGAGTTTGAAAAGCTGAAGGAAATAGTAATCAGTAAAGTGAAGCCGATAAGACAACTCAAATAA